The window GCTCTTGGCACAGGCCGCCTCCTCACAACCGCGGCGCCGGCACTTGATCGAGCAGTTGCCCCAGCACCTGATCCACCGAAAGCCCTTCGATGTCCAGCTCCGGTGCCAGCCGCACCCGGTGGCGCAGGACGGCCAGGGCGCAGCCCTTGATGTCATCCGGCACCACGAACTCGCCGCCGCGCAACAATGCCCGGGCCCGGGCGCAGCGCACCAGGGCAATCGAGGCACGCGGCCCGGCGCCCAGGGTCAGGCCCGGCCAACTGCGGGTGGTGCGGGCCAGGCGCACGGCGTAGTCGAGCACCTGATCGTCCATCGGCAGGTCACTGGCGATGCGTTGCAGCGCTTGCACGTCCTTGGCCTGCAACACCGTGCGCAACGGTTGTACATCGAGCATGTCGGCCCGGGTCGAACGGCTGACCTGACGGACCATGTTCAATTCCTGGTCGGCGTCGGGATAGTCCATGCGCACTTTGAGCATGAAACGGTCGAGCTCGGCTTCCGGCAGCGGGTAGGTGCCTTCCTGTTCGATCGGGTTCTGGGTGGCGAGCACCATGAACGGTTGGGCGATGGGCAAGGCGCGACCTTCGAGGGTGACCTGGCGTTCCTGCATGGCTTCGAGCAGCGCCGCCTGGGTCTTGGCCGGGGCGCGGTTGATTTCGTCGGCCAGCAGCAGGTTGGTAAACACCGGCCCCTTGCGCAGCTTGAACTGCTCGGTCTGCAAGTCGTACACCGCGTGCCCGGTGACGTCGCTGGGCATCAGGTCGGGGGTGAACTGGATGCGCGCGAATTCGCCGCCGAAACAGCGGGCCAGGGCGCGCACCAGCAGCGTCTTGCCCAATCCTGGAACCCCTTCGAGCAAGACGTGTCCGCCGGCGATCAGGGCCGTGAGCACATCGTCGATCACCGCGGCCTGGCCGACCACCGCCTTGTGCAGCTCGGTGCGAATAGCCTGGGCCAGTTGACTGGCGCGCTGGCGCTGTTGGGCGGCGTGGGTCTGGCCGCCGGCAGGTTCGTTCTCTTCAGTCATAAGGCATTCCTGAGGGTTTGCAGATGGGCGACCTGACGGCAGAACTCAGCGCTGGACATGCGCTGTTGCGGTCGGGGGCTTAAGGCCTGGCTGATGGCCCGCGTGGGTTGGCGGGTCAGGCGGGCGAGCACTTGCCACTGTTCGGCCACGGCCAGTTGTTCGAAACCGGGATGCAGATGGCGTGCCCGGCGCAGCACGTCCTGTTGCAAGCTGTGCAGCAGATGCTGACGGCCATTGTGTCGTAGATGAAAACCGGCGCTGGCCTGCACGTGTTCCTCCAACTGGCGCCGCGCCTTGGGAGCCGGTTGTTGCAGCGGGCCCTGACGCACCGCCGAACGCCAGAGCCAGAGGGCGATCAAGGCCAGCAGCGCCACCAAGGCCTGGGGGAAATAACGCAGCAACAGGGCCAGCAAGTTGTCATGGTCGATGTCATACAGCAGCGTCACGTGGGTGTCGGCGCTCAAATACCAGAGCAGCCAGGCGTTGTCGTATTGGTCGATATGGTCGTTCTTCCACAGCTCGGCGTCGGTGAGCACGGTGATCGAGCCCAGGCCATGGTTGAGCTGCATCATGTGGGTCGCCAACGCGCTGTTGGCCCAAGCCTGGGCTAGGTTTTGCGGGTCTTCGAGGTGGAAATCGGTGTCGAAGCCGACGTACGCGGGCGCTTCTTCGTCCTCCAGGTACAGCTTGGTCAGCTTGGGGTAGCGATCCTTGATGAGTTCGGGCTCCGGCGCCTTGAGGTCCTTGCTCAGGAATTGACGCAGGCGCACACGGTCCAGCAATAAGTCGCCGCTGCTGGCGGTACTGTTATCCCACAAGGCTTCGGCGACAAACAGCAATCGTCCACCGGCCTGGGCCCAGTTCATCAACTGATCGACTTCCCGTGGGGTCATGTGGTTGCGTTCACCCAACAACAGCAGGCTGCGCTGATCAGGCTCAAGGTTGGGCAGGACGTCCAGATTATTGGCGTGCTCGACGTTTATGCCCTGCCGGCGCAGGAAATGTTCGGCGGCCAGGTAGGGATTGGCCTGGGCCTCGGGGGAGGGGCCGTGATCGATGGTTTCCTGATAGGGCACTGCGTTCAGGAACAGATAGAGGGCCATGACGCAGAGCAGCGCGGCCACCCCGGCGCCGACCAACAGCCCTGCGCGGCGATTCATCGAGACGCCTCCGGCCCGAACAACCCGCGCCAGTCATCGCACAGTTGCTGTTGCAGGTGGGGCGGCGGCGGGCGATGGCCGTATGCAATGTTTTGCCAGTGCTGAGTCAGGTGTTGGCTGAAGGTCAGCAGGCGTTCATGCTCAAGCTGTTCGATGCGTTGCAGCACCTGGCCTTCGGTGTCGGCCGGTTTCAAGGGAAGCGCAAAGTCATGATGCAACCGGCTGAGCAAGGCCCGATACAGCAGCCCCAGGGCCTGGCGAGGGTCAGCGGCCCATAGTTGTTCCACGCTGGTGGCCACGTCGTCCGGCAGGCTTTCTTCGCGAATATCCAGACCGAACATCTGCGCCGGCATCGGTCGTGCCACGGGTGGGCGTTTTGTCGGTCGCAGATTCACCAAGGCCCTGAGCCTTTCCCGGTAGCGCCAGGCTAGCCAGGCAATCGCCGCCACCAGGCAGGCCCACAGTACGATCTGGATCAGTGCGGCGGCGATGTCGAAGCGTTGGCCGCTGATCCATTTGAACCATGCCTTGAGCCAGCCCGGCGCTTCGTCGGTCTCGGCCGATTCGGCGGTTTCTTCACCCAGACGATAGCGGGTGAGCGTTTCCGGGTTCTTGAACGGCGGAGCCTGGAGGATCGCCTTGATGCTGTCCCTGGAGGCTTCGCTGGTAAGAGGTTGGTTGAGCAGCCGCGGGCTGTCGGGGCCGGTGTTGTCTTCGGCGGCCCAGGCCGGCGGTGCCAGCGGCACCAGCAGCAGTGCCAGCAGCATCAGCGCGGGGGCGGTGCTGCTCAGGCGTTGGCGCAGGCGCCGGAACACCAGCTCAATGTCCCAGGCTTCGAGTATCGTGCGCCGGTTCAGGTAGAGGCTGAAACCGCAGGCGACATACACCGGCTCCCAGACGATCAGCAGCAGGGGATACAGCAGGTTGATCAGGTGTTCGAGCCACAACCAGTCGTGCTCGGCGACGGCGATCAGCGTCTGCCAGTTCCATTGCAGCTCTACCTGTTGCGGCACGAGCAGGTAGAACAGGGCCATGAGGCCGAACCACAAGGCGATCTCCAGGTGGACGCCGATCACGGTCAGCCATTGCGCTGCGCCACGGTTGCGTTGCAGCAGCACCCGCAAGCGCTGTTCACGCGCCTCGCCGTCGAGTCCTTCGAGTTGCACCACGGGCATCAGGAAGCTGCGACTCAGGCTCAGCCGTCGCCAGGTCAGGCTTGCCAGCAACTGGGGCTTGAGCAGCGCGGGCCACTGGCGCAAGGCCTGTTTCAGCGTCGGTGTTTCGCCGAACAGCGCCTTGGACAAAATGTACAGGGGCAAACGGTCAAAGGCCGGTTTCAACCACCAGAACAGGAACATCGCCAGAGACGGCGAATCCCACAGCAGCAGGGACAACAGCGCAAACACCGGCAGCGTGATGACGGCCCAGCTGGTCATCAGCAAACGTCGATGCTGCTGGCTCATCAACACGCCCAGGTCCATGGCTTCCCAGGTGGTGCGCGGGCGGATGACCACGGTGGCATCACTCAGACGCATGGCGGGTCCGTCCGGCAAACACCAGATAACTGATCACCAAAAGCCACAACAAGGCGCCGACCGTGTATTTGGTCGCGGCTGTCACGGCGCTGGAGGACCAGTACGCTTCGATGAACGCGGCAATCAGCAGCAACAGCATCACGCCGCCGATCATCAGCACGCTTTTGCCGGCGGCGATCCGCAAGGCCTCGCCTCGGGTGAGGCGCCCCGGCGCGATCAACGCCCAGCCCAGTTGCAGGCCGGCGGCGCCGGCCAACGTGATGGCAGTGAGTTCGAAGGCGCCGTGGCCGATGACGAACGACCAGAACGTCCCACCCGAGCCGATCTGGGTCAGATGCCCGGCCACCGCACCAATGGTCAGGCCGTTGAAAAACAGGAAGAACGCGCTACCCAGGCCAAACATCAAGCCACTGGCGAATGTCTGAAAGGCGATGCCGATGTTGTGCATGATGTAGTAGCCGAACATGACCCAGTCTTGGCTGGCGGCCCGCTCGATCGAACGCCCCAGGTGCCCGCTGGCCGGGTCGTACATGCCACGTATCTGGCTGACTTCCTCGACGCTCAACAGGCTGTAGACCAGCTCGGGAAACAGATAGACCAGCAGCCCGATGCCGATCAGGCTACCCATGAACATCGCTCCGGCGGCCAGTACGAAACGCCATTGTTCCCGCACGAGTCGGGGGAAACCGGCCAGGATGAAAGTCGAAAGGCTGGTCGATGGCCGGCTGCGATCCCGATAGAGTTGCTGGTGACCGCGCAGCGCCAACTGCTGCAGCGTGTCGACCAGCAGGCTGCTGTAACCCCGTGCCTGGGCCAGCGCCAGATGCTGACAAAGCCTGCGGTAGGCAGGAGGAAAGTCACTGCTTTGGGGCACGTTACGACTGCGCTCCAGTTGATCGAGTTGTCGGGACAGTCGGTCCCATTCGCCTTGGTGGCGGCTTTCGAACAGACTTTGTTTCATGTCG is drawn from Pseudomonas rhizophila and contains these coding sequences:
- a CDS encoding AAA family ATPase translates to MTEENEPAGGQTHAAQQRQRASQLAQAIRTELHKAVVGQAAVIDDVLTALIAGGHVLLEGVPGLGKTLLVRALARCFGGEFARIQFTPDLMPSDVTGHAVYDLQTEQFKLRKGPVFTNLLLADEINRAPAKTQAALLEAMQERQVTLEGRALPIAQPFMVLATQNPIEQEGTYPLPEAELDRFMLKVRMDYPDADQELNMVRQVSRSTRADMLDVQPLRTVLQAKDVQALQRIASDLPMDDQVLDYAVRLARTTRSWPGLTLGAGPRASIALVRCARARALLRGGEFVVPDDIKGCALAVLRHRVRLAPELDIEGLSVDQVLGQLLDQVPAPRL
- a CDS encoding DUF4350 domain-containing protein, which encodes MNRRAGLLVGAGVAALLCVMALYLFLNAVPYQETIDHGPSPEAQANPYLAAEHFLRRQGINVEHANNLDVLPNLEPDQRSLLLLGERNHMTPREVDQLMNWAQAGGRLLFVAEALWDNSTASSGDLLLDRVRLRQFLSKDLKAPEPELIKDRYPKLTKLYLEDEEAPAYVGFDTDFHLEDPQNLAQAWANSALATHMMQLNHGLGSITVLTDAELWKNDHIDQYDNAWLLWYLSADTHVTLLYDIDHDNLLALLLRYFPQALVALLALIALWLWRSAVRQGPLQQPAPKARRQLEEHVQASAGFHLRHNGRQHLLHSLQQDVLRRARHLHPGFEQLAVAEQWQVLARLTRQPTRAISQALSPRPQQRMSSAEFCRQVAHLQTLRNAL
- a CDS encoding DUF4129 domain-containing protein, with amino-acid sequence MRLSDATVVIRPRTTWEAMDLGVLMSQQHRRLLMTSWAVITLPVFALLSLLLWDSPSLAMFLFWWLKPAFDRLPLYILSKALFGETPTLKQALRQWPALLKPQLLASLTWRRLSLSRSFLMPVVQLEGLDGEAREQRLRVLLQRNRGAAQWLTVIGVHLEIALWFGLMALFYLLVPQQVELQWNWQTLIAVAEHDWLWLEHLINLLYPLLLIVWEPVYVACGFSLYLNRRTILEAWDIELVFRRLRQRLSSTAPALMLLALLLVPLAPPAWAAEDNTGPDSPRLLNQPLTSEASRDSIKAILQAPPFKNPETLTRYRLGEETAESAETDEAPGWLKAWFKWISGQRFDIAAALIQIVLWACLVAAIAWLAWRYRERLRALVNLRPTKRPPVARPMPAQMFGLDIREESLPDDVATSVEQLWAADPRQALGLLYRALLSRLHHDFALPLKPADTEGQVLQRIEQLEHERLLTFSQHLTQHWQNIAYGHRPPPPHLQQQLCDDWRGLFGPEASR
- a CDS encoding stage II sporulation protein M; this encodes MKQSLFESRHQGEWDRLSRQLDQLERSRNVPQSSDFPPAYRRLCQHLALAQARGYSSLLVDTLQQLALRGHQQLYRDRSRPSTSLSTFILAGFPRLVREQWRFVLAAGAMFMGSLIGIGLLVYLFPELVYSLLSVEEVSQIRGMYDPASGHLGRSIERAASQDWVMFGYYIMHNIGIAFQTFASGLMFGLGSAFFLFFNGLTIGAVAGHLTQIGSGGTFWSFVIGHGAFELTAITLAGAAGLQLGWALIAPGRLTRGEALRIAAGKSVLMIGGVMLLLLIAAFIEAYWSSSAVTAATKYTVGALLWLLVISYLVFAGRTRHASE